One genomic region from Nitrospinota bacterium encodes:
- a CDS encoding ATP-grasp domain-containing protein encodes MKIFIFEYLACGGLSDGVVSAKLAMEGRAMLSAAMKSFNETAGCQPFTIHAGPDGFWVGGEPQNGFRQAFETALDMCEAALIIAPETGGILEELTLVVLERGKLNLGCAPSAIRLAGDKRLFAETLTKSGIKHPVTCIAGGSFDSSAHFDGKWVIKPADGAGSDGIKLFLNPRRINLEPGGKYVAQEFIEGKPMSVSVVSGDKEFAILSANRQFLDDGLHYAGGEILDGPPDSDVVEMVSAISQVIPGLKGYWGVDYVMTPEGPVVIEVNPRLTTSFTALAGHLEPEPARFIMASALGGPLPRIQKRVNARFTTSGEVTAG; translated from the coding sequence TTGAAAATATTCATTTTTGAATACCTGGCGTGCGGTGGCCTTTCGGACGGGGTGGTGTCCGCAAAACTGGCCATGGAAGGGCGGGCCATGCTTTCGGCGGCAATGAAATCTTTCAATGAAACTGCCGGTTGTCAGCCGTTTACCATCCACGCCGGTCCGGATGGTTTTTGGGTGGGAGGGGAGCCGCAAAATGGCTTCCGCCAGGCGTTTGAGACGGCGCTTGATATGTGTGAAGCGGCATTGATAATCGCCCCCGAAACCGGGGGAATTCTGGAAGAGTTGACCTTGGTGGTCCTTGAACGGGGAAAACTTAATCTGGGGTGCGCGCCTTCCGCTATACGCTTGGCTGGGGATAAGAGGCTGTTCGCTGAAACGCTAACCAAGTCCGGTATCAAACATCCGGTCACTTGTATAGCCGGGGGTTCCTTTGATTCATCCGCCCATTTTGACGGCAAATGGGTGATAAAACCTGCGGACGGAGCCGGTTCGGATGGTATCAAACTGTTTTTGAATCCACGACGGATCAATCTGGAACCGGGCGGTAAATACGTGGCGCAGGAGTTTATCGAAGGTAAGCCCATGAGCGTTTCCGTGGTATCGGGGGATAAGGAATTTGCGATACTCTCGGCGAACCGGCAATTTCTGGATGACGGGCTTCATTACGCCGGTGGGGAGATTTTAGATGGTCCGCCGGACTCGGATGTGGTTGAGATGGTAAGCGCGATATCCCAAGTCATTCCCGGGCTTAAAGGATATTGGGGGGTCGATTATGTAATGACGCCCGAAGGCCCCGTGGTTATAGAAGTGAACCCCAGGCTTACCACAAGTTTCACGGCGCTGGCGGGCCATCTGGAGCCGGAACCGGCGCGTTTCATAATGGCATCCGCGCTGGGTGGGCCGTTGCCGCGGATACAAAAACGGGTAAACGCCCGGTTCACCACGTCCGGCGAGGTGACTGCGGGATGA
- a CDS encoding AAA family ATPase gives MRIDPLHIEIPKESIDKIVEQYKCSPEDAVRAYLSAKQDADTAYEDALKNILGPQEIHETPKIQLHTPSEIKTHLDKYVVGQEDYKKRLSIAAAYHFALVKALNEGMGSQLKVKRFRKKNTLISGPSGSGKTYSAEVLGDLLEVPTLIIDATDYTEAGYVGKNADDMVRELIALAPGASKQEKAEFVEKNGGLIFIDEIDKKAKDGKVIGHDISREGFQRAVLKLIERKFISVDDPNSPASQIQELMDQQRGARGQGKRKGSISTENILFILGGSFQRSNDDLESIVKSRLERGSGKAREDGSFTIRGFSGLSGKDEQKHHNFYLHAGADDYIRFGLIPELVGRAPVRTYVNALSKNDLVRIMTETEDSILEQYRFEFSLFGIELSFDDEALMWIAEKAENSKTGARALISVFENALTDFQFELPGRNFKKLRVTKDICESPRDAMLKMLARSPFMDFVEKFRKDHGIELFISEDIEKKVEQYAAAQNMSVSAALVNLLSNASALNYMNWQGPFAVTEEALDNPRYFDELYVKWHQELMEKQKTPA, from the coding sequence ATGCGGATAGACCCATTACACATTGAAATACCTAAAGAATCCATAGACAAGATTGTGGAGCAATACAAGTGCTCCCCTGAAGACGCTGTGCGCGCCTACCTTTCGGCCAAACAGGATGCGGACACAGCTTACGAGGATGCGCTCAAAAACATCCTGGGCCCGCAGGAAATTCACGAAACCCCCAAGATTCAACTCCACACCCCCTCGGAAATAAAAACCCATCTGGACAAGTATGTGGTGGGCCAGGAAGATTACAAAAAACGGCTCTCCATCGCCGCGGCCTATCATTTCGCCCTGGTAAAAGCCCTCAACGAGGGAATGGGCTCCCAATTGAAGGTAAAACGGTTCAGGAAGAAAAACACCCTTATCTCAGGCCCCTCCGGCTCCGGCAAAACATATTCGGCGGAAGTGCTTGGCGACCTTTTGGAAGTGCCCACACTCATAATAGACGCCACAGACTACACCGAGGCGGGCTATGTGGGTAAAAACGCCGACGACATGGTGCGGGAGCTTATAGCGCTTGCCCCAGGCGCCTCCAAGCAGGAAAAAGCGGAATTTGTGGAGAAAAACGGCGGCCTCATTTTTATAGACGAGATAGACAAGAAAGCCAAAGACGGGAAAGTAATCGGTCATGACATTTCCCGTGAAGGCTTCCAGCGGGCGGTGCTAAAACTTATCGAACGCAAGTTCATCTCCGTGGACGATCCCAACAGCCCCGCCTCGCAGATACAGGAGTTGATGGACCAGCAGAGGGGCGCCCGGGGCCAGGGTAAAAGAAAAGGCTCCATCTCCACGGAAAACATACTTTTCATACTTGGCGGTTCGTTCCAGCGGTCCAATGACGATCTGGAGTCCATAGTAAAAAGCCGGTTGGAGCGGGGCTCCGGAAAAGCCAGGGAAGACGGCTCTTTCACCATACGGGGCTTTTCGGGCCTGTCGGGCAAGGATGAGCAGAAGCATCACAACTTCTATCTGCACGCTGGAGCCGACGATTACATAAGGTTTGGCCTGATTCCGGAGCTTGTAGGCCGCGCGCCTGTGCGCACTTATGTGAACGCCCTTTCAAAGAACGACCTTGTCCGCATAATGACCGAAACGGAGGATTCGATACTGGAGCAATACCGGTTCGAGTTTTCCCTTTTCGGCATCGAGCTTTCGTTTGACGATGAGGCGCTCATGTGGATAGCCGAGAAGGCCGAGAACAGCAAGACCGGGGCCAGGGCGCTGATCTCCGTGTTTGAAAACGCCCTTACCGATTTCCAGTTCGAGTTACCCGGGCGGAATTTCAAAAAGCTCCGGGTCACCAAGGATATATGCGAATCCCCAAGGGACGCCATGCTGAAAATGCTGGCCCGGTCCCCTTTTATGGATTTTGTGGAAAAATTCCGGAAGGACCACGGCATCGAGCTTTTTATAAGCGAGGACATCGAAAAGAAAGTGGAACAATACGCCGCGGCGCAGAACATGTCGGTTTCAGCGGCGCTGGTGAATCTTTTGTCCAACGCTTCCGCGCTGAACTATATGAACTGGCAGGGCCCGTTCGCGGTCACCGAAGAGGCGTTGGACAATCCGAGGTATTTCGACGAGCTATATGTGAAGTGGCATCAGGAACTGATGGAAAAACAAAAAACCCCGGCATAA
- a CDS encoding PAS domain S-box protein — protein sequence MNKQFQGLNFPKRIGRFALASAVAWTAIIIGLIMWDVSTIRSYTQEIALGEATASFQKDLIIRQWASIHGGVYVPETNDTPPNQYLDNIPERDISTPSGKRLTLMNPAYITRQLNDMYRKQKGIFGHLTSLKVINPNNAPDEWERQALLAFEQGKEEVHGLSDIEKKAYMRLMKPLFITEACLKCHARHGFKLGDIRGGISVSVPMDTHFAHQRNDIIRAILSMSGLWLLGVAGIGLGAKWLKHHASLRAKAEEELMRHKDSLEDQVKERTANLASVNEELVREVKERIAAEEKIKETSQFLEKLMDSATNAIFALDMEGRFRMANNAAASITGYPLNEIIGMDYLALAEPGSHRVLMDLFQKVSSEGIPVSHFEIEIIRKDGELRFLTISVAPMRHDGQIVGVVGTAEDITEIKRAEEALRQSENKYKTLVDTADDAIVLMDTSFKPIYFNKVYCSQLGLAADECDNFDPLAWTHPEDLPNLIQSQREIFNTGRTINEYRIRRKNGSWIVNSARSTLITGSNGKPTGILSIIRDVTDKKKAEDELRAAKENAEEATLLRDKFMSLVSHDLKSPLASLGGILNIVRKDITGSTNPKTLELMDAAIKSSGNMIALINDLLNVSRLKTGKITLQRRFFDAHFLAQGAMEEVRTAAESKGLRLVNQVPQGTRIHADLNLLMEVMRNLMANAVKFTSAGGTITAMVPESGGSVLAVKDTGVGIKPDMFQKLFRYEEKTSTLGTAGELGTGLGLPLCNDILMAHGGNLEVESQPGLGSTFAIHLPIERPRVLIVDGEPLSIYMLKEYLDGLELEIRDATDGLAAMETIAQWPPHLVIAELNIKGINGLSMLKKLKTNPSTHGIHVIVMTSLPDQDTKNEIFRLGADDFITKPLLLDDLIPRVRKITS from the coding sequence ATGAACAAGCAGTTTCAGGGCCTGAATTTTCCTAAACGGATAGGCAGGTTTGCGCTTGCCAGCGCCGTAGCCTGGACTGCGATAATCATTGGCCTGATCATGTGGGACGTGAGCACCATCCGATCTTACACTCAGGAGATAGCCCTGGGCGAAGCCACGGCCAGTTTTCAAAAAGACCTCATAATCCGCCAGTGGGCGTCTATCCACGGCGGGGTGTACGTGCCTGAAACAAATGATACCCCTCCCAATCAGTATCTGGACAACATTCCGGAACGGGACATATCCACCCCTTCCGGCAAGCGGCTTACGCTTATGAATCCCGCTTACATCACCCGTCAGCTCAACGACATGTACAGGAAGCAGAAAGGGATTTTCGGCCATCTGACAAGCCTGAAAGTAATAAACCCCAACAACGCGCCGGACGAATGGGAGCGGCAGGCGCTTCTTGCCTTTGAGCAGGGTAAAGAAGAAGTGCACGGATTGTCGGACATTGAGAAAAAAGCGTACATGCGGCTAATGAAACCTCTGTTCATTACCGAAGCGTGCTTGAAATGCCACGCCCGGCACGGATTCAAGCTGGGGGACATCCGAGGAGGAATAAGCGTATCCGTTCCCATGGACACCCATTTCGCCCATCAGCGAAACGACATTATCCGCGCCATCCTGTCCATGAGCGGCCTGTGGTTATTAGGAGTTGCCGGTATAGGTCTTGGCGCCAAGTGGCTAAAACATCACGCATCTCTCCGGGCGAAGGCGGAGGAAGAGCTGATGCGTCACAAGGATAGCCTGGAAGACCAGGTTAAAGAACGCACGGCCAACCTGGCGTCGGTTAACGAAGAGCTTGTCCGGGAGGTGAAAGAAAGAATAGCCGCCGAGGAAAAAATTAAAGAGACCTCCCAGTTCCTGGAAAAGCTGATGGACAGCGCCACCAACGCCATATTCGCGCTGGATATGGAAGGGCGGTTCCGCATGGCCAACAATGCGGCGGCCAGCATTACGGGCTACCCGCTAAACGAGATTATCGGTATGGATTACCTTGCGCTGGCAGAGCCTGGCTCCCATCGGGTGCTGATGGATCTTTTCCAAAAGGTTTCCAGCGAGGGAATACCCGTAAGCCATTTTGAAATAGAGATCATCCGAAAGGACGGCGAACTGAGGTTCTTGACCATAAGCGTGGCCCCCATGCGCCACGACGGACAAATTGTGGGCGTAGTGGGAACGGCGGAGGACATTACAGAAATAAAACGGGCCGAAGAAGCCCTCCGCCAGAGTGAGAATAAATACAAAACCCTGGTTGACACCGCAGACGACGCCATCGTGCTGATGGACACATCATTCAAACCGATTTATTTCAACAAAGTTTACTGCTCCCAGCTGGGGCTGGCCGCTGATGAATGCGACAACTTTGATCCCCTGGCATGGACGCATCCAGAAGACCTGCCAAACCTTATCCAGAGCCAAAGGGAGATTTTCAACACTGGCAGGACCATTAACGAATATCGGATACGCCGCAAGAACGGCTCCTGGATTGTCAACAGCGCCAGGTCAACACTTATAACAGGCTCCAATGGCAAGCCCACGGGGATACTGTCCATTATCCGGGACGTAACCGACAAGAAGAAGGCGGAGGATGAGCTTCGGGCCGCCAAGGAAAACGCGGAGGAAGCCACCCTCCTGCGGGACAAGTTCATGTCCCTTGTGTCTCATGACCTTAAAAGCCCTCTGGCCTCACTGGGCGGCATCCTGAACATAGTGCGGAAAGACATAACCGGTTCCACCAATCCAAAAACGCTGGAGCTTATGGACGCGGCCATAAAATCTTCCGGCAACATGATAGCGCTAATTAACGATCTGCTGAACGTCAGCAGGCTCAAGACCGGCAAGATAACGTTACAGCGCCGGTTCTTCGACGCCCATTTCCTGGCCCAGGGAGCCATGGAGGAAGTAAGGACAGCCGCCGAGTCAAAAGGGCTTAGGCTGGTTAACCAGGTGCCGCAGGGAACCAGGATACATGCGGATCTGAACCTGCTCATGGAGGTGATGAGGAACCTGATGGCCAACGCGGTGAAATTCACCAGCGCCGGGGGAACCATCACAGCCATGGTTCCGGAAAGCGGCGGGAGCGTACTGGCCGTGAAAGACACCGGCGTGGGAATTAAACCCGACATGTTCCAGAAGCTTTTCAGGTACGAGGAAAAAACCAGCACACTTGGAACCGCCGGAGAGTTGGGCACCGGCCTTGGCCTGCCTTTATGCAACGACATCCTCATGGCCCATGGGGGGAATCTTGAAGTGGAGTCGCAACCCGGTTTGGGCTCCACCTTCGCCATACATCTTCCCATCGAAAGGCCACGGGTGCTCATTGTTGACGGGGAACCGCTTTCAATTTACATGTTGAAAGAATATCTTGACGGGCTGGAACTGGAGATACGGGACGCCACCGATGGTTTGGCCGCCATGGAAACCATCGCCCAATGGCCCCCCCATCTTGTGATCGCCGAACTGAACATAAAAGGCATTAACGGCCTTTCCATGTTGAAGAAGCTGAAAACCAACCCGTCAACCCACGGTATTCATGTAATAGTCATGACATCCCTGCCGGACCAGGATACCAAGAACGAGATATTCCGCCTGGGGGCGGACGATTTCATCACCAAGCCTCTGCTACTGGACGACCTTATTCCCCGCGTAAGGAAAATCACCAGCTGA
- the dusB gene encoding tRNA dihydrouridine synthase DusB translates to MNIGVVEIKSPAVMAPIAGMTDQPYRRIVMEYGAGLVTTELLSANALVRDSAKTFSMFPADNEPRPVAVQLFGGDREVMRDACAIVDQHANCDIIDLNFGCPVKKVTRCGAGAALLKDVENAGKLVEAVVGAVKKPVTVKIRAGWDFSSVNALDMAMAIEQAGAVAVAVHARTASQMYSGEADWGVIAKVADALKIPVIGNGDIDTPEKALQRLSASGCKFIMIGRGALGAPWIFRQINQLSATGHYAKPGLDEISSTILRHLKDMVALYGDVSGIKRMRAHFGYYARGFRLASQFRREINAEPRLEGLERLIREYFSVESGAAA, encoded by the coding sequence ATGAACATTGGCGTAGTGGAAATAAAATCCCCGGCGGTGATGGCGCCGATAGCGGGAATGACGGACCAGCCGTACCGGCGGATCGTTATGGAATATGGCGCAGGACTTGTCACCACCGAGCTGTTGAGCGCCAACGCGCTTGTCCGGGATTCAGCCAAAACCTTTTCCATGTTCCCGGCGGACAATGAGCCGCGTCCCGTGGCCGTCCAGTTGTTCGGGGGGGACCGGGAAGTCATGCGGGACGCCTGCGCCATAGTGGATCAACACGCCAACTGCGACATTATCGACCTTAATTTCGGATGCCCGGTGAAAAAGGTGACCCGGTGCGGCGCCGGGGCGGCCCTGTTAAAAGACGTGGAGAACGCCGGGAAACTGGTAGAGGCCGTGGTGGGCGCCGTGAAAAAGCCGGTGACGGTTAAAATCCGCGCCGGTTGGGATTTTTCAAGTGTCAACGCGTTGGACATGGCCATGGCCATAGAGCAGGCCGGCGCCGTGGCCGTGGCTGTTCATGCCCGCACCGCCTCGCAAATGTACTCCGGCGAGGCGGACTGGGGGGTTATAGCTAAAGTGGCCGACGCGCTTAAAATACCGGTGATCGGCAATGGTGACATAGACACCCCCGAAAAAGCCCTTCAGAGGCTTAGCGCCAGCGGATGCAAATTTATAATGATAGGCAGAGGAGCCTTGGGCGCTCCATGGATATTCCGCCAGATAAACCAACTTTCCGCCACCGGACATTACGCCAAACCGGGGCTGGATGAAATATCCTCCACCATCCTGCGGCACCTTAAGGACATGGTGGCGCTTTATGGCGATGTGTCAGGAATAAAACGGATGCGGGCCCATTTCGGTTATTACGCCAGGGGGTTCCGTTTGGCAAGCCAGTTCCGGCGGGAGATTAACGCGGAACCCCGGCTCGAAGGGCTGGAACGGCTGATTAGGGAATATTTTTCGGTTGAAAGTGGCGCCGCCGCCTGA
- a CDS encoding phosphomannomutase/phosphoglucomutase — MNRQIFREYDIRGVIDKDLTPQVVESLGRAFGTTVKRNGGKLVSVGRDARLSSPELEKALCKGITSTGVDAVSIGLVPTPLLYYSLYHLKTDGGVMITGSHNPPEFNGFKLNLGTGSIHGAGIQALADMIEKNDFESGQGVVTQVDVIEDYIKMVKSKITLKRKPRIVMDAGNGCGGIFAPRLMRELGCEVIELFCEVDGTFPNHHPDPTVPANLKHLIARVKETGAEAGIAYDGDADRIGVVDETGGIFFGDQLLMIFARDILKRKPGATIVYDVKCSQNLEDDIKKHGGRPVINATGHSLIKARLARENAELAGEMSAHIFFKDDYYGYDDAIFATARFLRIMSETDMVVSNFLADTPKVYNTPEIRVDCPDDVKFGLIADITAYYKKTHSVVDIDGARVNFGDGWGLIRASNTQPVLVLRFEAHSEARLEEIKKTIFDKLLSYPSMAGTKVASH, encoded by the coding sequence ATGAACAGGCAGATTTTCCGGGAATATGACATCCGCGGCGTCATAGACAAAGACCTGACCCCGCAAGTAGTGGAATCCTTGGGCCGGGCCTTCGGTACCACTGTTAAACGGAACGGCGGCAAGCTGGTGAGCGTCGGGCGGGACGCCCGTCTCTCCTCGCCGGAACTGGAGAAGGCGCTGTGCAAAGGTATAACCTCTACCGGGGTGGACGCCGTTTCCATAGGGCTTGTGCCCACCCCCCTGCTCTATTACTCGCTTTACCATTTGAAAACCGACGGGGGCGTGATGATCACCGGCTCTCACAACCCGCCTGAATTCAATGGATTCAAGTTAAACTTGGGCACTGGCTCAATCCATGGCGCCGGGATACAGGCCTTGGCGGACATGATTGAGAAGAACGATTTTGAATCTGGCCAAGGGGTGGTAACCCAGGTTGACGTGATCGAAGATTACATCAAAATGGTCAAATCCAAGATCACCCTCAAACGGAAACCGCGAATAGTAATGGACGCGGGGAACGGCTGTGGCGGCATATTCGCCCCCAGGCTGATGAGGGAGCTGGGTTGCGAGGTAATTGAGCTTTTCTGTGAGGTGGACGGCACTTTCCCCAACCACCATCCGGATCCCACTGTGCCCGCCAACCTAAAGCATCTTATCGCCCGGGTGAAAGAAACCGGCGCCGAGGCTGGCATAGCCTACGATGGCGACGCCGACCGCATTGGCGTTGTGGACGAAACCGGCGGGATATTCTTCGGTGACCAGTTGCTGATGATATTCGCCCGCGACATATTGAAAAGAAAACCTGGCGCCACTATTGTATATGACGTCAAATGCTCCCAGAACCTGGAGGATGACATAAAGAAGCATGGCGGCAGGCCTGTGATAAACGCCACCGGCCATTCCCTCATCAAAGCGCGGCTGGCCAGGGAAAACGCCGAGCTGGCCGGGGAGATGAGCGCCCACATATTTTTCAAAGACGACTATTACGGCTACGACGACGCCATCTTCGCCACGGCCCGGTTCCTGCGCATCATGTCTGAGACGGACATGGTGGTGTCGAACTTCCTGGCGGACACACCCAAGGTGTATAACACGCCGGAAATAAGGGTGGATTGCCCCGACGACGTGAAGTTCGGCCTGATAGCCGACATTACCGCCTATTACAAGAAGACCCACAGCGTGGTGGACATAGATGGCGCCAGGGTGAATTTTGGCGACGGGTGGGGCCTAATCCGCGCCTCGAACACCCAGCCGGTGCTGGTGCTCCGTTTCGAGGCCCATAGCGAGGCCAGGCTTGAGGAGATCAAGAAAACCATTTTCGACAAATTGCTCTCCTATCCGTCCATGGCCGGGACGAAGGTGGCAAGCCATTAG
- the mrdA gene encoding penicillin-binding protein 2: MLKPRPESEFFFKRLRRKVFAFAILVTLGCALITMRLWHLQVMQYTELANKAENNRVREITLDGLRGKILDRNGITLVDNRPSFHLSFIPEDMARPEDSMRFINERLELDMQAAMDEMGSAKPFQEITLKRDLNRESVAFIEEHKLDLPGVILSIKPMRNYIFGDFGSHMLGYLGAITEGQLKKPEFTGFSRNDFIGQSGIEKTYETVLRGVKGLKRIEVDAAGREIEHLGDLPPKSGEDLYLTLDYDAQQAAEQAFEGKMGGAVALDPNTGDILAYISKPAFNPNQFAYGVNPAEWKKLVEDEYHPLQNRPIQGQYPPGSTYKVMMAAAALQEGVVTPQTQIHCPGYYTLGNRTYRCWKKEGHGPMNVHSALVQSCDVFFYTVGFKMGINKIAAYSHAFGLGEKSGVELFGEKSGLIPTTQWKEKARREKWILGETISCSIGQGYVLATPMQMARMISAVANRGKLVTPRLVKSYSQEGETAESQSKILPVSPENMEIVRNALRGVVYEPHGTAWAIKNGPFEYAGKTGTAQVIKMKQGNFLKNEELEFKFRDHAWFVAFAPFNDPKIAVAVIAEHAGHGGDAAAPIVRQIIDAYLGKIQTATAKEGGQPAPKEKEEPQG; the protein is encoded by the coding sequence ATGTTAAAACCGCGACCAGAGTCGGAATTCTTTTTTAAAAGACTCCGCCGGAAAGTTTTCGCGTTTGCCATCCTGGTAACGCTGGGTTGCGCCCTGATAACCATGCGCCTGTGGCATCTGCAGGTTATGCAGTACACGGAACTGGCCAACAAGGCCGAGAACAACCGTGTGCGCGAGATAACGCTGGACGGGTTGCGGGGCAAAATCCTGGACCGTAACGGCATAACGCTGGTGGACAACCGCCCGTCGTTCCATCTGTCTTTCATCCCGGAAGACATGGCCAGGCCCGAAGATTCCATGCGTTTCATCAATGAACGGCTGGAGCTGGACATGCAGGCGGCCATGGACGAAATGGGTTCCGCCAAACCGTTCCAGGAGATAACCCTGAAACGGGACTTGAACCGGGAAAGCGTGGCTTTCATAGAGGAACACAAATTAGACCTGCCGGGAGTCATCCTGTCCATCAAGCCGATGCGCAATTACATTTTTGGCGATTTCGGCTCGCACATGCTCGGCTACCTTGGGGCCATTACCGAAGGCCAGCTTAAGAAACCGGAGTTCACCGGATTCTCCCGCAACGATTTTATCGGCCAGTCGGGAATAGAAAAGACCTATGAAACCGTCCTGCGGGGCGTGAAGGGACTTAAGCGTATTGAAGTGGACGCCGCAGGCAGGGAAATTGAGCATCTGGGGGACTTACCACCAAAAAGCGGCGAGGACCTTTACCTTACCCTGGATTACGACGCCCAGCAGGCCGCCGAGCAGGCGTTTGAGGGGAAAATGGGAGGCGCCGTGGCGCTGGATCCCAACACCGGCGACATCCTGGCCTACATATCCAAACCGGCGTTCAACCCCAACCAGTTCGCCTATGGGGTAAACCCTGCGGAATGGAAGAAACTGGTGGAAGACGAATACCACCCGCTCCAGAACCGGCCCATACAAGGGCAATATCCCCCCGGCTCCACTTACAAAGTGATGATGGCGGCGGCGGCCCTGCAAGAGGGCGTGGTAACGCCGCAAACGCAAATCCATTGCCCCGGTTATTACACCCTTGGCAACCGCACTTACCGTTGCTGGAAAAAAGAGGGCCACGGGCCCATGAACGTGCATTCAGCCCTGGTGCAGTCGTGCGACGTGTTTTTCTACACCGTGGGTTTCAAGATGGGCATCAACAAGATAGCCGCTTATTCCCACGCTTTCGGGCTGGGCGAGAAAAGCGGCGTGGAGCTTTTCGGCGAAAAGTCGGGCCTTATCCCCACCACCCAGTGGAAAGAGAAGGCCCGCAGGGAAAAATGGATCTTGGGTGAAACCATCTCCTGCTCCATCGGCCAGGGCTATGTTCTGGCCACGCCCATGCAGATGGCGCGCATGATTTCCGCCGTGGCCAACCGTGGCAAACTTGTAACGCCAAGGCTGGTGAAAAGCTACAGCCAGGAGGGAGAGACCGCCGAATCCCAGTCCAAAATCCTCCCCGTGTCCCCGGAGAACATGGAAATAGTGCGCAACGCCCTCCGGGGGGTAGTCTATGAGCCTCACGGAACGGCCTGGGCCATTAAAAACGGCCCGTTCGAGTATGCGGGTAAAACCGGCACCGCCCAGGTGATAAAAATGAAACAGGGGAATTTCCTTAAGAATGAGGAACTGGAGTTTAAATTCCGTGACCACGCCTGGTTCGTGGCCTTCGCCCCGTTTAACGACCCGAAGATAGCCGTGGCTGTGATCGCCGAACACGCCGGGCACGGCGGTGACGCGGCCGCCCCCATCGTCAGACAGATAATAGACGCGTACCTGGGCAAAATCCAGACGGCCACCGCTAAAGAAGGTGGACAGCCCGCGCCAAAAGAGAAAGAGGAGCCCCAGGGATGA
- the rodA gene encoding rod shape-determining protein RodA: protein MTGEYLEKRLVKKFDFPIMALTMLIASIGALAIYSANLQSESPMLQGMYIRQVAWAVFGLMVMFVVMFLDYRTIERMAWPIYWFGIGSLALVEVAGKIVGGAQRWLSIGGLNIQPSEFMKIAVIIAVTRILDDMEKEGDLTLKELIKPAFFAVIPFLLVAKQPDLGTATIYLIITAGILFFHGINKGTLIKMGTVGAALIPLSWYVLKPYQKNRILTLLNPEADPMGQGYHIIQSKIAVGSGGLWGKGIFAGTQSKLNFLPEKHTDFIFSVISEEVGFIGSFIILALFFFLIMRIIEVALHSRDKCGALLVSGVATMVGFHFLYNIGMTLGMFPIVGVPLPFISYGGSAMITNAIGVGLALNVSYRRFSVD from the coding sequence ATGACCGGTGAATACCTGGAAAAACGGTTAGTCAAAAAATTCGACTTTCCGATTATGGCCCTCACCATGCTCATCGCCAGCATCGGGGCGCTGGCCATTTACAGCGCCAACCTGCAGAGCGAGTCCCCCATGCTCCAGGGCATGTACATCCGCCAGGTGGCCTGGGCCGTTTTCGGCTTGATGGTCATGTTCGTAGTGATGTTTCTGGACTACCGGACCATTGAACGGATGGCGTGGCCCATTTACTGGTTCGGCATAGGGTCGCTTGCGCTGGTGGAAGTTGCGGGGAAGATAGTAGGTGGCGCCCAGCGGTGGCTTTCTATCGGCGGGCTGAACATCCAGCCGTCGGAATTTATGAAGATCGCCGTGATAATCGCCGTCACCAGAATCCTCGACGACATGGAAAAAGAGGGTGACCTCACTTTAAAGGAATTGATAAAACCGGCGTTTTTCGCGGTCATTCCATTCCTGCTGGTGGCCAAACAGCCGGATTTGGGCACCGCCACCATATATCTGATAATCACCGCGGGCATCCTGTTCTTCCACGGCATCAACAAGGGGACGCTGATCAAAATGGGGACGGTGGGCGCGGCGCTAATCCCGCTGTCCTGGTACGTGCTCAAGCCGTACCAGAAGAACAGGATTTTGACCCTGCTGAATCCCGAGGCCGACCCCATGGGCCAGGGTTACCATATCATCCAGTCCAAAATAGCCGTGGGTTCCGGCGGGTTATGGGGCAAGGGCATTTTCGCCGGCACCCAGAGCAAGCTCAACTTCCTGCCGGAAAAACATACGGACTTTATTTTCTCGGTTATCTCCGAGGAAGTGGGTTTCATAGGCTCGTTCATCATACTGGCGCTCTTCTTTTTCCTCATAATGCGGATTATAGAGGTGGCGCTCCACTCCCGGGACAAATGCGGCGCCCTGCTGGTAAGCGGCGTGGCCACCATGGTGGGATTCCATTTCCTGTACAATATAGGCATGACGCTGGGGATGTTCCCCATTGTGGGGGTGCCCCTGCCTTTCATTTCTTACGGTGGGTCGGCCATGATAACCAACGCCATTGGCGTGGGGTTGGCCCTGAACGTTTCATATAGAAGATTCAGCGTTGACTGA